In Pseudopipra pipra isolate bDixPip1 chromosome 24, bDixPip1.hap1, whole genome shotgun sequence, the genomic stretch GACAAGAACCCATTTATACAAGGAAAACCCATTAAAGCATCACACAAAAGACTGGCACTTGAAGGAAGCAGACTACAGGGAGCACTGGAAGGACCTGTGGCAGCCAGATTCCCACATGTGCATGCAGCCTGACAGAGCCCCCACGTGCCAACACCACCGGGGAGCACAACGGGCACTTCCCAGTGTCACAAGAAATACTGGAGAAATAACAGAGTCACATTCAAATTTATAAACGCTTCCATATGATGACTTTTTGTTTTCAACTATTCAAAAAGCTTCCAACCCCTTTCCAGACGTGCCATTCCCAAGCTGTTTCTCCCTTTctcaccagctccagcaggaaaagGTTTTGAATGTGAAATTCTGGAATACAGCTGTGCTAGAGTGTTCCTggccaccagcaccagctgcttcTAAACATTGATAAATTCTCCCCCAATTAACCCACCTTCCCCTCTAATTTTGGGTAAGTCTTATCCAATACAGAGGACTAGAACCGTGAGAAGTAACTCCTGCATCCTGCTCAAGTCACTTTTACCactgagagaactgggaattccatccctgTAACACCAGGTTTCACAACTATCTCCACCCCATATTTGGTCTCCCTGGGAGCTGGACTCccgtgatccttgtgggtcccttccaactcagagtaCTGTGATACTGTGATTTAAACAGGAATCTCACGTGGTGCTCTGGGGACACATGATACACAGGATGTCAAAAACGTGGGATGCAGGAatgaggagcacaggagcagccagagcagctgcagcagtgtgACAGCTGTGCAAGGGAACACGAAATGCAGCAGGTGATGGTGCCTGTTGGATCAcagggcaagggacacaggagcagcagcaatcaGGGAcaccctctcccagcagggatTGTCTGCAGGCAACAAAGGTCTCTCACAGCACCACCAGTGATGCAAAGAAATCCCTTCTTTCTCTGGCACTTCTCATTCTGCCTTTGGGGGAACAAATCTCCCTGGGAGGTCTGTGCTCTGGCATCCTCACTCAGCACAGGGGACAACCCAGGCCACCAGGCCTCTGGTGACTGCTGTGACATCCCTTGGCTGGCCAGCTGAGAGTgacctgctgctgtgggaggggTGTGGAGCCTCCCAAAGCCACTGGATGGGCCACTGACCACCACAACACAGGCCACGGACACgggagcagaggaaaacagggaaaaagtcCGCAGATTTAGACACCCCCCAGTAACTGCAATGACAAATGGCACAACGGTGGACAAAGCAAGCAGCAGAAATCCCATGGAAAACAAGACACTCCTGTACACTCAGAAGAGCTGCACCCACTGTCCAAGGTGCCACGTGCAGCCACTTCCCAGCTGATCCATGACTGCAGGGGATGTCCCCCCCCTTCCAAGGCAGCTCATGCTCCCAgctgacagcagcaggcacCTTTCCCAGGTGAGGCTTGCTGGTGTCACTGCTGGATCTGACCACAAAAGCAGAGGTGACCATCTCTTTGCCTTCAGGAAACCCCTGGAGCTCCCCTGGAGCTCAGAGCCGCCGGCAGTAGAGTTCATACAAGCTCCTGGCCATCCTCTGGATCTCCTGGAAAgcctcacagctctgctcccagctcgGGGGCACCTGCTCCTTGCCGTAGTAAGCGCCGGCGATGGCCCCCGCCATGGTGGCGATGGTGTCAGTGTCCCCCCCCAGGGAGATGCTGTAGATGATGGTTCTCTGCAGGGCATTGTAGCGCTCGGGAATGTCGGGAACAGTGTCCATGCAGCGCAGGAAGGAGTAAATGGCAGTGGGGACGGAGCGCAGAGCAGCGATGCCATTGCCTGGAACACACCCGGCCATTACTCTCAGggctcccttccctcttccaaCTGCAACTTCCTGCTGCCACTGACCTTCCATACCAGTATCATGGATTTTATCAGGAAAAGGTGCAAAGGTTTGTGCCTCAGAAATCCCCCCTGTTCCCCAGTATCACTCATATTCCAAACAGCAACTCCCAGTTACACCAGTATAGTCTGGCCATACACATCTACCTGTTCCCATTCAACATGACAACCCACTGGCCACTAAGAGATCTTTGAATATTAAGATGTATTATGCAAGATAAGTTTTCCTTAGCAAGACACAACACAGAGCGGGAATCACTGGGTAGAGACTTGCAATTCCTGACAGGTCAGCACAGGCAGCTTTTCCAGCACATTCTGTGCCCAACAGGCAGCACAAAGAGAACTCTAGGGGAAGACACACCTACCAGGCTTGCTGAGGTAGTCTTGCTTCCAGCTCTTCCCTAATGCTAATAGTAAGAAAGGTACTCACCTAACTCAAACAACACATCTTCTCTGGGAACGCTGCCGAACTCCAAAAACTCCTTGATTTTCTTTAGACGCCTGGAAAACGGTAAATCCTCAAATTCCAGCCTGcaagcagagagggaagggggggagaaCGTGAAGAGCCAGAACAAAccaccacagcagagctggtgctTCCCCCACAGCTACTCACGCCCGGGCGTCGCTGAGGGACTTGTCATCCGCCTCCACGTGCTCCATGTGGCTGAtgagctgctccaggaaggTTTCCCTGCTGAGCCCTCCCTGCAGCGCCAGGTGCACGGCCAGGGCCTGCAGGATGGCCCCGTTGTAGCCCAGGGAGTTGGCGTGGGTCAGCTCCGCGCTCAGCTTGGCGAACTGCCAAGGAAATCCCAGTGTCAGCACAGCTTCCCAGGGGGCTGCCCCGGCACCAGGGACACCCCGGGGAGCCCAGAACGTTCCAGCACCTTCTTGACGTCCTGGGTGTCGGCGTAGACGAGGGGGATGCCGGCCACCCTCATGGCCCCGCCGTTCCCGTAGGAGCCCTTCCCGTTGAACTGGGCCCTCGCGGGCTCGAACACGTCGCTGCACTTGGGGCTCAGCAGCTTCTTGAACACGTTGACCACGGCCATCCCATAACCCCTGTTGGGCCCCTTCTTGTACTCCTCAGCAAACCTGgcgtgggcagggcagggcaaaCACATGGGGGGTTTGGTCTGTTACTGGTGTTTGTGACTGGGTGAAGCCTCTTGCTAAACTGAATTAATAACACGTGTGAGTCAGTGACAGTCAGGGGTTCAGTTCTGCAAGGAAACAATTCCTGAAAAAGtgtgaaaggaggaaagggTGTATAAACACCACCTTCCACAACTCACTTGTTTCCCTCTCAGCTCTGCCTCGAAATAGAAGCAAACTGGAAACATTTCCGTGGGTCACAACCACAAGGAAAGTCTTTTGTTCAAGTTCAATGGAAGAGTTTTCTAAACAAAGAAACGCTCTCCCTTAAGTGGAACCAaatgctcccagggctggggattcCAGAGGGAAATGGATCATAAACAAAGCCAAGCTGAGCTCACTCCTATTCCCTCACTAAATTGAGGGCAGCACAAACATAAATAGCAAcaaataaacatgaaattaaGTGTTTCTGAACTCTCCCAGCATTCTGTTCCCCAAAGGTGAACACACAGAGGGCTGACATGTCCAGGCAGACTCTGACCCCACACTGCAGCCAATGCTGCTGCATGTCCAGGGCAGGGCCAAGCACAAAACAAATTACAGGATTAACCACCACTGTcctgacttttttcccctccacaaATTACCAGTGACTCCACAGACAGCCACAGTGATGGTTTCACCTTCAGGAGGCTCCATCCTCACCTCTTGGCCATGTCAACCTCGTCGAACTCCCCCCTGGCCAGCAGGGACTGCACCACCGACCTGCTCATGGCTGTGTCGTCCGTGTAGGGCAGCGACTCTGTGAGAGGAGGGACAGGGTGACACCCCCAGCCAGGGACAAActgctcctgccctctgccagcaccTCCCTGATCCCCAAGGCCTGactagcacaggttgcccagctgccccatccctgaaagtgtccaaggccaggttggacagggcttggagcaacctgggacagtgggaggtgtccctgcccatggcagggggtggaatgagatggttttaaggtcctttccaaccaaaACCTCCACAGCTAAAACCAGAGAGAATGTACTTCATGGTTAACAGGATCCAGGAAAGAATGTTTGCTATCCAGAGGCGCATCAGAGTCAGGTCAACACAGAACCACAGTATCCCAGATTGGGAGATTCtatgggggaaggagggggacaGCACTCCAACACCTGATCCTGGGTGGCATAAGGGTTCAACTCGAATCTCCGGGGTGCTGAGCTGGGTGCGTGAAGGGGCGGGACAAGCCGATCTTCCCTCACCCACCTCTTTGCGCGCTCCCCACCgcctcttccccttcctcctccagccctctgaggAAACTCAGCAGCTCCGGCAGCTTCACGACGCTTCTGCCTTCGAAAACAGCTCCCAGGCAATCCCCCATCAACGCCCCGGCCAAACAGCCCCGAAAACGaccggggccgggccggggacGAGCCGGGAGCCGCCCAGGGCCCGAGGCCGGACCGGCGGCCGCCATCTTGTCCCGAGCTGCGTCTTCTTCCTCCGGGACGCTAGGGGGCAGTGTCCGCGGAAACGCCGGAAGGCGTTTCCGCGGACACTGCCCCCTAGCGTCCCGGAGGACCGAGGTACCGACAGCAAACCCGCCTTGAAAATCCCTCCTGGAATCCACATGGATTTAATCCCCCTCGGATGACCACTGGGGAcaagctgcttttgttttttattgtttataaATCTCCTCGGAGCGCGGGAGGCTGTAAACATCATCCAAGGGGCAGAGAGTTataaaagaaaaccaaggaGGTGGGGTGTGTGGCGGGGGGGAGAATTCCATTCTCCTAACGCGGCGCAGATGTCGCTTGTTCTCCAccaccccccccctcctcctggctCTATGGAGTCGTGTCACCACCGGGAGTTTTTGCGTGATTCCCAAACTAAGCCAGCTCCAGCTGACTGTTCCTCGGGAGGTTCCTGGTCCGGTTGACGGCGTCAACCTCTGGATCAAATTTCTCCACGGGGATCACGAGTTTCCTCCGGGTGTCCATGCACTTGTTGTCCAGCTGCAGGGAGTTGGTTTTGTAGCCAATGTCGGTCTGGATGCGGTGAAGTTGTCTGTAAAGAGCGTCCAAGGCATTCCTGGGAAcgaggagaagggagaggagtTGGGATTAAACACTGCATTGCCCACCAGGGAAGTGGTTACAGCCCcaaacctgccagagctcaaggagtgtttggacaacactctcagggacagggtgggattttggcgtgtctgtgcagagccaagagttggactcgatgattcttgagggtcccttccaactcaggatattccataaTTCTAAATTGGACAGGACACACCCAACTTCCCACCTTCTTCACAGAGCATTTGGCCCTGTGCAAACAGCGAACTCATCAGATACTCCTTGGTGTGAGACACTCCTTGTTTGGGGTAGGGAATAGTGAGCCCATaccctggcagctgccagcccacagcagcATTTCTCTTGCTTCCTCTTCACCCTCCTTTTTGCCCCTTTTGGAACCGTCTGTGCCTTGATGAAGTCAGAGTCGAGCAGGGGCCGTGGGAGTCCTGCTCCCCTCCAACCACACTGACCCCTGGTGCTGTGCCTCGTGCCCACCGAGCCCATCCCGTCCCTCAGAGGGAGCAGGACACTCACTGTGACTCTGTCCGCTTCTGCTGGAGCACTCGGATCGCTGCCTCCAGATCCTGCACCTCCCCTGTCAGCCCGAACTGCGCCTGCAGGGGGGACCAGGGATGGTTTGACAAAGGCCACACTCGTCCCATTTCCCCTCCACCCCAGCTGTGACACTGTTTCCTTGCTTTGCTCTGTCACTGTAGGATCCATTGCTCAGCCCCTCCAAAACTCATCCAGGTTTTGCAGAGCCCCCATCCCacacaggggctgtgccaggggaggtacCTGGTCCCTGCAGAGCTCCACGTGGGGCCGGTACGTGCGGGTCTCCAGGCGGGTGTGAGCCACTTTCAGATCCAGCGTTCTCTTCCGGAGATCTTCCTCCAGCTGCCGGATTTCCTCCTCCATCTCAGCAATTTCCTCCAGGGTCTGAGGAGATAAAGATGTGTCATGAGGGACAGCCCTGGAGACAGACTGGGACACAGCCCCCATGGCTCTGGGGATTTCACTGTGCTGGGGATGGGTTTCTCAGGATTTCTG encodes the following:
- the ADPRS gene encoding ADP-ribosylhydrolase ARH3 — its product is MAAAGPASGPGRLPARPRPGPGRFRGCLAGALMGDCLGAVFEGRSVVKLPELLSFLRGLEEEGEEAVGSAQRESLPYTDDTAMSRSVVQSLLARGEFDEVDMAKRFAEEYKKGPNRGYGMAVVNVFKKLLSPKCSDVFEPARAQFNGKGSYGNGGAMRVAGIPLVYADTQDVKKFAKLSAELTHANSLGYNGAILQALAVHLALQGGLSRETFLEQLISHMEHVEADDKSLSDARALEFEDLPFSRRLKKIKEFLEFGSVPREDVLFELGNGIAALRSVPTAIYSFLRCMDTVPDIPERYNALQRTIIYSISLGGDTDTIATMAGAIAGAYYGKEQVPPSWEQSCEAFQEIQRMARSLYELYCRRL